Proteins encoded within one genomic window of Triticum aestivum cultivar Chinese Spring chromosome 2D, IWGSC CS RefSeq v2.1, whole genome shotgun sequence:
- the LOC123054218 gene encoding copper-transporting ATPase HMA5-like: MAAATRSLFLTCFHSSGSDESGHLTLRPRYPSMPRQPRAAAVAGEGGGGEGGSAAVDLEAAEEEEEEEKVAVFAVSGMTCAACAGSVEKAVKRLPGIHEAAVDVLGGRVQVAFYTALVSVSIGYSLYFCAPCGICSAYTFLRVFSWAASR; the protein is encoded by the coding sequence ATGGCGGCGGCCACTCGGTCCCTCTTCCTCACATGCTTCCACAGCAGCGGCTCCGATGAGAGCGGCCACCTCACGCTGCGGCCGCGGTACCCGTCCATGCCGCGGCAACCGAGGGCCGCCGCGGTCGCCGGCGAGGGCGGTGGAGGAGAAGGCGGGTCAGCCGCTGTCGATctggaggcagcggaggaggaggaggaagaggagaaggtggCGGTGTTCGCGGTGTCCGGGATGACGTGCGCCGCGTGCGCCGGCTCGGTTGAGAAGGCCGTCAAGCGGCTCCCCGGCATCCACGAGGCCGCCGTCGACGTCCTCGGCGGCCGCGTGCAGGTCGCCTTCTACACGGCACTCGTCTCGGTGAGCATCGGATACTCACTATATTTCTGCGCGCCGTGTGGCATCTGTTCTGCCTACACCTTTTTGCGTGTTTTCTCATGGGCCGCTTCCAGATGA